A window of Aeromicrobium duanguangcaii genomic DNA:
GCAGAACTCGTGACCCTCGGGATCGCTGAACGAGGTCCAGCTGAACTCGCCCGGCTCGGTCAGCCGGATCTGGTCCGCGAACGGCTCCAGGTCGCGGGCCACGAGATCGAGGTGGACCCGGTTCTTGACCTGCTTGCGAGGCGCGGGGTTGAGCCAGATCGTCTGGCCCGGATCGTCGCCTCGCAGGACGGCGCCCTCATCGTCGATCTCGCCGTCGAGGTGCAGCCAGCGGCCCCACCGCCCGGCCGCGGCCGCCGGATCCTCGACGTCGATCACCAGGTCCTTGAACGTCACGAGTCCCATGGGCACACCGTAGGACGGCCCGGCCGCGACGTCACCCCCTCCGCGGGGTCAGGCGCGGAGCGCGGCGGCCACAGTGGGCGCGATCGCGCGCAGCGCCCGCCCGCGGTGACTGATGGCGTCCTTGTCCTCGCGGGACAGCTCGGCCGTCGACACCTCGTACCCGTCGGCGGCGAACAGCGGGTCGTAGCCGAAGCCGCCCTCGCCCTGCTCGGCGTGCAGCACCCGACCGGGCATCTCGCCGACCTGCACGACCTCGGTGCCGTCGGGGAGCACGAACGCCATGGCACACCGGAACGTGGCGCCGCGCCGCTCGTCGGGAACGTCGGCCAACTGCGCGAGCAGCAACCGGTTGTTGGCCGCGTCGCCGCCCTGGTCCTTGGGGACGCCGGACCAGCGAGCCGAGAGCACGCCGGGCATGCCGTTGAGCGCGTCGACGCAGATGCCCGAGTCGTCGGCAAGCGCCGGCAGCCCCGTGACCTGCGCGGCGGTGCGCGCCTTGATCAGGGCGTTGCCCTCGAAGGTCGGCTCGGTCTCGGCGGGCTCGTCGTACGGCTCCACGTCGGCCAGGCCCAGCACCTCGACGCCCGGGACGAGCGGCTCGAGGATGCGCCGCAGCTCGTCGAGCTTCTTGGCGTTGCCGGACGCCAGGACGACGCGGGTCACGAGGCCAGCGCCTCGTTCTGCAGGCGGGTGAGGTCGGCGCAGCCCTTCTCGGCCAGCGCGAGCAGCGCGTCGAGCTCGGCGCGGTCGAACGGCGCGGCCTCGGCCGTGCCCTGGATCTCGATGAACTTCCCGGACCCGGTCATGACGACGTTCATGTCCGTCTCGGCGCGCACGTCCTCGACGTACGGCAGGTCGAGCATGGGCACCCCGTCGATGATGCCGACGCTGACGGCGGCGATCGAGTCGACCAGCGGGTCGCCCTTGACCGCACCCTGGGCCTTGAGGTGGGCGATCGCGTCGACGAGCGCGACGTAGGCGCCGGTGATGGCGGCGGTGCGGGTGCCGCCATCGGCCTGCAGGACGTCGCAGTCGATGGCGATCGTGTTCTCGCCGAGCTGGGACAGGTCGATCGCGGCACGCAGCGACCGGCCGACGAGACGGCTGATCTCGTGGGTGCGGCCACCGACCTTGCCCTTGACCGACTCGCGCTGCGAGCGGTCGTGCGTGGCCTGCGGGAGCATCGCGTACTCGGCCGTGAGCCAGCCCTGGCCCGAACCCTTGCGCCAGCGGGGCACGCCCTCGGTGGCGGCCACGGCGCACAGGACGCGCGTCTTGCCGAACTCGATCAGGCACGACCCGGCGGCATGGTCCAGCCACCCTCGGGTGATCGTGATGGGGCGCAGCTCGTCGGGGGTCCTGCCGTCTTCTCGGGTCACCCCGCCACCGTAGCCGGGTGGAGGTTTCGCCGGTGACGTGGGTTTCCTGCTCACTTCCCGGGGACCGCAACCCCCGGGAAGTGACACATTTCCCACGTCACCGGCGAAACCGTCGGCCCGTCAGCGACCGCCGGGCTGCACCTGGCCGTTCACGGTCAGCGTGTACGGCGCGTACTGCTGGACCAGCTCGGTGGAGTCGTCGTAGCTGACGACGGCCACGATCTGCTTGGCCGGGAGCAGCTTCAGCATCGACCAGTGGTCGAGCTTGATCGAGCTGCGGCCGTCCGAGGACACCTGCGCGACGTACGGGACCTTGCCGGGCCGGATGCCGACCAGCTTGACGTGCCAGTTCTCGACCGGCGTCGGACGGATCTGCGTCGGCGAGCGGAACTCACCGAGGTTGGAGCCGTCACTGATCGTCGTGCCGCCGACGGCCACGTTGTCGACCTTCAGGCCGCCCTCGTTCACGCCGCCGTCCGAGATGTAGCGGAACGCCAGCAGGATCTCCTGGCCGGCATACGCCGACAGGTCGAACGTGTGCTTCTCGAAGCCGTCGGTCGCGCCGTTGAGCGCCGGACCCTGGGGCCCGTCGACCGTCTTGTCGCCGGCGATCGACGTGTACGTGGCGCCGCCGTCGGTCGAGACCTGGACGTAGCCGTAGTCGTAGCCCTCCTCGGCGCCGTACTTGGCGTCGAAGGTGAGCGTCGCGTTCGTCGCCGGGACGGCCACCGTCCTCACGGCCGAGACGTCCAGGCTGTTGGCGTCGCCCGAGAACAGCACCGCGTCGCCGGGGCGATCGGGGTCGTCGGTGACCGACGTCCACCGCAGCGGCAGCTGCGGCAGCGTCTTGGCACCCTCGAAGGTGGCGCTGCGCAGACTCGCGCCCGTGACCGGCTTGCCCTTGACCGTCAGCGGCACGTAGTCGGCGCCGTTGGGCGCGGCGCCCGGAGTCGCGTACGCGGCCGGGTTGGCCAGGTTCACGGTCGAGCGCAGGCTCGGCGTCGTGACCTTCGAGCGCGCGACGCCCACCACGAGCGACTTCTTCGCGTCACCGAGGATCTTGTCCAGCAGGGTCATCGACTGGAAGTCGTGGAAGACCTTGCGGAACTCGGCACCCTCGGCCTCGAGCTGCTTCTCGATGCCGGCGATGCCCTGGTCCTCACCATCGCGGTGCAGCGCGGAGATGAAGTCCTGCCCGTACTTGTCGTACAGGTAGAGCATCAGCTGGTAGGCGTGGCCGTAGTCGGCCAGGACGCCCGAGGACGTGTTGCCCTCGTCCCAGAGGTTGAAGGAGTTCTCGGGACCCCCGCAGTCGCGCGGGGTCGTGTTGTACGGCGTCTTCACGGTGCCGAAGCCCTGGAAGCAGTAGAGGTGACTGTCGCCGCCCGGATCCTCGACCGTGGCGTTGCCGTCCACGTAGCCGACGAGCGTCTGCGCGAAGTCGGACAGGCCCTCGTTCACGGCGGTCGACTCGTTCGGGTCGGTGTAGTACTGCAGCAGGTGCTGGTACTCGTGCGCGAACGTGCCCTCGTAGAGGCGCGGGCGAGCCGGGCGGCTCGTGCAGAGGTCATCGGTCGACTCGTCCACCGGGGCGGCACCGGTGCGGTGCTCCCAGTCGTACGCGTCGATCGTCATGACGTTGCGGTCCATGTACTCGTTGTAGGCCGAGGAGAAGAACCCGGCGATGTACGTCGGCGCCTCCGGGAAGTCGTAGAAGTTGTCGTCGCGGACGTTGTCGACGAGGGTCACGATCTTCTCGCCGTCGCCGGTGAAGTCGCCGTCGATCAGGGCGTTGGACCCGTCACGCTCGGGCGCGACGCTGAACGCCTCGGACTCCTTGGGGTAGATGTTCGTGTCGAACTCCTGGACGAGGCCCGCGACCTGCGCGTCGGTCACGACCGTGGCCTCGGCGCCACGGCAGTCGCCGGCGGGGAACGCGATGTCGTTGGCGACCCAGACCTCGATGTGGTCGCCGTCGCCACGTAGCGTGTACTCCTTGTAGTACGACCCGCCCTGGATGTCGTCGAGCGCGAGCCACTCACGCACCGTGCCCACCGGCGGGGTCTCACCCGGCGCGGCGCGGCGGCTCTGCGTGCGGTTGCCGCGGTACTCCTTCGGCGCCTGCACCTTCTTGCCCTCGACCGTGAGGTCCTTGAGGTCGGACTGGGGATCGACCGGACGCGGGTCAGCGGCCTTGGCGGACGGCGGCGCGGCGGTGGCGGTGGTGCCGACGAGCGCCGGCCCCGAGAGCGCCGATGCCGCGAGAACCGCGGACAGGGCGAGTGGCTTCCAAGAGATCTTCACGATCCACCTCTTCTGGCGCCCGTCCCCCCGGACACACACGCCGCACCCTGATGGCGCGGTGGCTGGGCACCGGAAGTCATACAACTCCTCCGGGCCGCCGTGAGCAATGGGGCCGCAGTTACAACTGCACTACGTCGCCGGCGCGCACGAGGCTGTAGTCGCCCGTGTAGGTGGTGCGCAGGTCGGCCTCGACCTCGTCGCGATCGGTCCACGGCGGGATGTGGGTCAGCAGCAGCCGGCCCACCCCGGCGTCCGTCGCGATGCGCCCGGCCTCGGCACCCGTCAGGTGCAGATCCGGCGGGTTGTCGGCCGACTCGACGAACGACGCCTCGCACAAGAAGACGTCCGCGCCGGCGGCGAACCGCGTCAGCGCGGGATCGAAGCCGGTGTCGCCGGAGTAGACGAGGGACCGGCCCTCGCACTCGAGCCGGATCGCGTACGCCTCGACCGGGTGCGGGGTGCGCATGGCACGCATCGTGAACGGTCCGACCGTGGTCTCGAACCCGTCGACGACATCGCGGAACTCGAACGGCAGCGTCATGCCGTTGGGAGCCGTCGTGCCGTAGGCGTTGGACAACTGCCAGTCGGTGCCCACGGGCGCGTACACCGGGAGTCGCGGCGGGCGGCCCGCCGGGTGGTACTTGCGCACGACGTAGAGCCCGCTCATGTCGAAGCAGTGGTCGGGATGCAGGTGGGACAGGCTGATCGCGTCGATGTCGCGCAGGTCGATGAAGTCCTGCAGCGGTCCCAGCGCGCCCGACCCGAGGTCGAGGAGCATCCGGAACGTGCGTCCCTCGAACGGCGCCTCGACCAGGTAGCAGCTGGCCGCGGAGTCCGGTCCGGGGAAGGAGCCGGAGCACCCGACGATCGTGAGCCTCACACCGTTACCGAGACGAACTGGTCGACCGACTCGATCTCGGGGCCGAGGAATCGGCGGCCCAGATCGGCGAACTCCGCCGGATGGCCGGTCGTGAGGAAGCGGTGCATCGGCGCCGGCAGGGCCGGGTCGCGCTCGAGATCGTGCGAGGCCAGCAGACGATAGACGTCCTTGGCCGTCTCCTCCGCGCTCGACACGAGCGTCACCGTATCGCCCATGACGTACGACAGCACGCCCGTCAGCAGCGGATAGTGCGTGCAGCCCAGCACGAGGGTGTCGACGCCCGCGTCCTGCAACGGACCGAGGTAGTCCTCGGCGACGGCGAGCAGCTCGGGGCCGCCGGTGACGCCGGCCTCGACAAACTCGACGAAACGGGGGCAGGTCTGGGTGTGCAGCTCGATCCCCGGGTTCGCGGCGAAGGCGTCGTCGTAGGCGCCCGAGGTGGCCGTGGCCTCGGTGCAGATCACGCCGACCCTGCCATTGCGCGTGGCGTTCACGGCGCGGCGGGTCGCCGGCAGGATGACCTCGACGACCGGCACGTCGTAGCGCTCGCGGGCGTCACGCAGGACGGCGGCGCTGGCGGAGTTGCACGCGATGACCAACGCCTTGACGCCCTGGGCGACGAGGTGGTCGAGGCACTCGAGCGCGTACTCGCGCACCTGGGAGATCGGCTTCGGACCGTACGGCTGCCGCGCCGTGTCTCCGAGGTAGAGGATCGGCTCGTGCGGCAGCTGGTCGAGCACCGCGCGGGCCACGGTCAGGCCTCCGAAGCCCGAGTCGAAGATGCCGATGGGTGCGTCGCTCACACGTCAGAGGGTAGACACCTCGGGCCCACAAAGTGCAGTCCACCCGGTGTTAGTCCGGTCTCGTGGCGCCCTCCCCGCGGGAAGTGTGGGCAGCGACACCCCGCGCCACGAGAACGCGGCGCCCGGAACCGCGCTGGGGCAGGATGTCCCCATGAGTGACGTACCTCACTTCGGCGGCGACTTCCTCTGGGGCGTCTCGACGGCCTCCTACCAGATCGAGGGCGCCGTGGACGCCGACGGACGCGGGCCGTCGATCTGGGACCAGTTCAGCCACACGCCGGGGCGCACGCTCGGTGGCGACACCGGCGACGCCGCCTGTGAGCACTACCGGCGGTACGGCGACGACGTCGCGCTCATGGCCGACCTGGGCGTGGATGCGTACCGCTTCTCGATCGCGTGGCCGCGCATCCAGCCCGACGGCTCGGGCGTCGAGTCACGCGGCCTGGACTTCTACGACCGGCTCGTCGACACCCTGCTCGAGCACGGCATCGAGCCCAGCGCCACGCTGTTCCACTGGGACTCGCCGCTCGCGCTCGAAGCCGCGGGCGGCTGGGAGAACCGCGCGATCACCGACGCGTTCGCGAACTACGCCCACGTCGTGGGCGAGCGGCTGGCCGACCGCGTCACCCGCTGGTTCACGCTCAACGAGACCGTCATCTTCACGCTGCTGGGCCACGGCATCGGCGTCCACGCGCCGGGCAAGGAGCTCGGGTTCGACGCGATGCAGGTCGCCTGGCACCAGCTGCTGGCCCACGGCAAGGCGGTGCAGGCCCTGCGCGCCGCAGGCGCCACGCTCGTCGGGCCGGCCAACAACCACACGCAGGTGCGTCCGATCGACGACTCCCCCGAGACGCTCGACGCCGCCGCGCTGTTCGACCTGGTCTACAACCGCGCCTTCCTCGACCCGATCCTGACGGGGACGTGGCCGCTGGCCGGGATCGTCGACCCGGTCGTCGAGGACGCAGACCTGGCGATCATCAGCGAGCCGGTCGACTTCCTGGGCATCAACTCGTACAACCCGCAGTACATCGCGGCGGCACCGCCGGGCTCTGCCGTCCCGTTCGACATGGTCACCCCGGAGGGCCTGGAGTACAACGACTTCGGCTGGCCGATCCTCCCCGACGGCTTCACGCAGATGCTCGTGGACCTGCGCGAGCGCTACGGCGACGCGCTGCCGCCGATCCTCATCACCGAGAACGGCGGAGCCTTCAACGAGGAGCCGGACGCCGGCGGACGCGTGCGGGACCAGCGCCGCATCGACTACACGGCGGCCCACCTGGCCGCACTGCACGAGGCGATGGACGCGGGCGTCGACGTGCGCGGCTACTTCCACTGGTCGTTCATGGACAACTTCGAGTGGGCCGAGGGCTACTCCCAGCGCTTCGGGCTGACGTACGTCGACTACGACACCCAGGAGCG
This region includes:
- the rdgB gene encoding RdgB/HAM1 family non-canonical purine NTP pyrophosphatase: MTRVVLASGNAKKLDELRRILEPLVPGVEVLGLADVEPYDEPAETEPTFEGNALIKARTAAQVTGLPALADDSGICVDALNGMPGVLSARWSGVPKDQGGDAANNRLLLAQLADVPDERRGATFRCAMAFVLPDGTEVVQVGEMPGRVLHAEQGEGGFGYDPLFAADGYEVSTAELSREDKDAISHRGRALRAIAPTVAAALRA
- the rph gene encoding ribonuclease PH, whose protein sequence is MTREDGRTPDELRPITITRGWLDHAAGSCLIEFGKTRVLCAVAATEGVPRWRKGSGQGWLTAEYAMLPQATHDRSQRESVKGKVGGRTHEISRLVGRSLRAAIDLSQLGENTIAIDCDVLQADGGTRTAAITGAYVALVDAIAHLKAQGAVKGDPLVDSIAAVSVGIIDGVPMLDLPYVEDVRAETDMNVVMTGSGKFIEIQGTAEAAPFDRAELDALLALAEKGCADLTRLQNEALAS
- a CDS encoding choice-of-anchor J domain-containing protein; translation: MKISWKPLALSAVLAASALSGPALVGTTATAAPPSAKAADPRPVDPQSDLKDLTVEGKKVQAPKEYRGNRTQSRRAAPGETPPVGTVREWLALDDIQGGSYYKEYTLRGDGDHIEVWVANDIAFPAGDCRGAEATVVTDAQVAGLVQEFDTNIYPKESEAFSVAPERDGSNALIDGDFTGDGEKIVTLVDNVRDDNFYDFPEAPTYIAGFFSSAYNEYMDRNVMTIDAYDWEHRTGAAPVDESTDDLCTSRPARPRLYEGTFAHEYQHLLQYYTDPNESTAVNEGLSDFAQTLVGYVDGNATVEDPGGDSHLYCFQGFGTVKTPYNTTPRDCGGPENSFNLWDEGNTSSGVLADYGHAYQLMLYLYDKYGQDFISALHRDGEDQGIAGIEKQLEAEGAEFRKVFHDFQSMTLLDKILGDAKKSLVVGVARSKVTTPSLRSTVNLANPAAYATPGAAPNGADYVPLTVKGKPVTGASLRSATFEGAKTLPQLPLRWTSVTDDPDRPGDAVLFSGDANSLDVSAVRTVAVPATNATLTFDAKYGAEEGYDYGYVQVSTDGGATYTSIAGDKTVDGPQGPALNGATDGFEKHTFDLSAYAGQEILLAFRYISDGGVNEGGLKVDNVAVGGTTISDGSNLGEFRSPTQIRPTPVENWHVKLVGIRPGKVPYVAQVSSDGRSSIKLDHWSMLKLLPAKQIVAVVSYDDSTELVQQYAPYTLTVNGQVQPGGR
- a CDS encoding MBL fold metallo-hydrolase — its product is MRLTIVGCSGSFPGPDSAASCYLVEAPFEGRTFRMLLDLGSGALGPLQDFIDLRDIDAISLSHLHPDHCFDMSGLYVVRKYHPAGRPPRLPVYAPVGTDWQLSNAYGTTAPNGMTLPFEFRDVVDGFETTVGPFTMRAMRTPHPVEAYAIRLECEGRSLVYSGDTGFDPALTRFAAGADVFLCEASFVESADNPPDLHLTGAEAGRIATDAGVGRLLLTHIPPWTDRDEVEADLRTTYTGDYSLVRAGDVVQL
- the murI gene encoding glutamate racemase codes for the protein MSDAPIGIFDSGFGGLTVARAVLDQLPHEPILYLGDTARQPYGPKPISQVREYALECLDHLVAQGVKALVIACNSASAAVLRDARERYDVPVVEVILPATRRAVNATRNGRVGVICTEATATSGAYDDAFAANPGIELHTQTCPRFVEFVEAGVTGGPELLAVAEDYLGPLQDAGVDTLVLGCTHYPLLTGVLSYVMGDTVTLVSSAEETAKDVYRLLASHDLERDPALPAPMHRFLTTGHPAEFADLGRRFLGPEIESVDQFVSVTV
- a CDS encoding GH1 family beta-glucosidase; translated protein: MSDVPHFGGDFLWGVSTASYQIEGAVDADGRGPSIWDQFSHTPGRTLGGDTGDAACEHYRRYGDDVALMADLGVDAYRFSIAWPRIQPDGSGVESRGLDFYDRLVDTLLEHGIEPSATLFHWDSPLALEAAGGWENRAITDAFANYAHVVGERLADRVTRWFTLNETVIFTLLGHGIGVHAPGKELGFDAMQVAWHQLLAHGKAVQALRAAGATLVGPANNHTQVRPIDDSPETLDAAALFDLVYNRAFLDPILTGTWPLAGIVDPVVEDADLAIISEPVDFLGINSYNPQYIAAAPPGSAVPFDMVTPEGLEYNDFGWPILPDGFTQMLVDLRERYGDALPPILITENGGAFNEEPDAGGRVRDQRRIDYTAAHLAALHEAMDAGVDVRGYFHWSFMDNFEWAEGYSQRFGLTYVDYDTQERIPKDSFHWYRQLIAAQKGRR